The sequence CAGATCGCCACAGACAGGCAATGCTTTCCACCTTCGCTCGTCGATGCGACGGATGCGATGTCGGAATACCATCAGCGAGCTGCCCCCACAAACGCGACGCCTGCTCCAGGTCGGACGGTTTGATCGAATCGGCGAGTGCCGACGCAGCCGCAGCAAGCACCTCGCCGGGCTCATCAGACGTGGACAACTCTGAACGCAGCTGCCGCCCGCCCTGATCCACTTTTCCACTCCACATCAACCAGGCAATGATCAACCGGGGCGGCACATTAAACTCGGGGTCATTGGACATCGCTACGAGGTAGCTCCCGATCTCTCGGTGCAGCGTCGGGTTCTCCCGCAGGTCTTGATGCAAACGCCACAGCACAATTCGCCATAATTCAGGCTCGTTTGGCACCGCAGGATCGGGGGCCTCGCTGGGATGTTGATGTCCGAGCCTGCGACGCGCCAGTGAAGACAGATATGGATCAGTCGATTGCTGTTCTGCTGTTGCCAGCCGACTGCGGGCCGGCGACTCTTTGCATGTATCCAGTAAGATAATGCAAGCCAACTCAGTTTGTTTTGCGAGTGGATGAGAAGCTGCAGCCGCGAACGTGCTACGCATCGTGCTCAGACGCTCTTCGAGTTCATTGTAATATTGCCGCTGACAATCGTCTTGGTCCCATCGGCATCGCCGCTGCAGAGGCTGCGGCCCCGCGATGGCTAACTGCCAGAGTTGACGGCACCGCGCCGCACGCGCTGCGTCCCACTGCTCTGCGGGGCGCTGCGTGGCCAGCACGGCGGCTGCGACGAAATCGTTGTCCGCGACAGCAGAGTCAATGAGACTGGTGCGTGCGGTCTCGGCGGCCCCGGAGGCCGGCCACCCATCGATCAATTCGACGAGCAGATCGCGAGCTGTTGGGCTCTTCGCGGAGGGCGCCGCAACATCAACAGCAACTTGCAATGCAGCCGCCTGCAGCATTAATAGCGGAGACGACGGGTGCTGCTGGTGTGCCCTCGCGATTCGCCTGAGCAGATCGGCTGCGGCGGCTTCCTTGGAGACGCTTTGCAGGATCGCGGCGGACCGGATTGCCGACTCGACACTGCGGGTCGCATCGGCGTCTTCGACGGCGGCGCGAGCAAACGTGATGGCCGCAGGCAGCGTCTCGCCTACACGCAGGTAATATCTGGCATCAGCACGCAGCACTCGAGGGTCAACGGGCGGCTGGGCCTGATCGGGGGATCCAGCCGCTGCGACATCCGCCGGCAACTGCAAGGCGCGGTGTCTCGCCACAAGCGTTTCGGCGTTGCGGTACGCAATCGCACCGCCCCGTGCGCGAATGGCGTCGAGCCACCGCCCAACCTCCTCCATGTCGGATGAACGATCCGGCTGGCTGATGAGGTACCGCAATCTCGCTAAATCCATGGACGGACTGCGGGGTGCCACCGTCGGTTGGTCACCAAAATACTGATTGAGTTTATCCGCCGCCGCGTCCCAGCGATGTTTGGCAATATCGATACGGATGACGAAGGCGAGTTCATCGGCCGTGTTGATCACCAAGGGCGTCTCGCCCGATTCATCGCGTTCGGTTTCGGGCGGCTCACCAGCCGCCCGGTTGGCCTGCGTCGACGCCTGCCGCATCGTTCGCAGCGCCGCATCGGGGTTGCCGCTGCGCAATTGTGATTCAGACAGCAGCCGCGCCAATTCGCTCTGCAGCTCGCTAGCATTCGGAAATTTGGCGAGCGCTTCGCCAATCAGATGAATCGCTTGTTGAGCAAGCGCCACACCATCGGCGGAGCCCTCGGCGAACAACTCCGAAAGCAGGGCCGCCAATTCCACGCGGCTAACCCAGAGCAGGCTTTCTCGGCGTCGAAGATCAGCTCGGCGCTGCTGCGCATCGCGATCAAATCTACCTTTTTCGATCGCGACAAGTTCCTCTCGGATCGCCCCCAACTCAACCTCGAGCTGGTGATCGATTAGCCGCTGGCGTTGCATCAATGCGGACGTCTCGGCAGGGCTGGCGCCCTGAGTGATCGCGGCAACGATGTCGCTGCGAATCGCCGTGAGCTGGCTATTGGTGGCGGAATCCTGCGATAGCTGCAGCGTCTGCCGGGCCGGCGGCTGCGCCCCAGCTATGAAAGGTAAGGCTGGTACGAAGAGCATGACGGCCACGCAGACCGCGACCCGATGAAACAATGGCATCAACCTTTGAGGTTTCATCAGGATTACTTTCTCCTAAGCTTGTGGTGACCGCATTGCTATCATAGTCCGCCAGACGCCCGGTATCGAACTCCAAACCTCTTAACAGTGCAAGCCATGTCGGCGGCACGCAATTCACCTGTGCGTCATCAACATCGAATAGAATTCACTGCACATTAGCAAATATGAGTGCGCCCGAAAAATTGGTGGGCCTGTAAAAGGCGTGAGCGAGGGGACTCAATCGATTCCCCTCGCTCACGTTTGCATTGCGTAAGTCCAGTTAGCTCACTACGGGAGCTGGTCGGTTTCTCGGCTTGCCTTGGTACCCAACGCTCCCCACAACCCGTAGGGGCTGGCACTGCCTGGAGGAACCGCTGAGCTGCCTGCCGGCCAATTAGGAGTCGTCGAATTCAAATTCCCCGACTCAATCGACTCGGTGATGAATTTGACAGCACCATCGCCCATCAGCACATGGCATCCGCCTTGGTGGCGGCTCGACGCAGTGAACATACCGTCGGAACCGTCGCCGGCCCAAGAACAGCTGACACGATTGGGCGGCATGATCGTGGTCACACTCGACATCACCGGACGGCCGTCGGCCCATCGCATCCCCTTACGCTGGGATGTACCCCAGTTGTTGGCGTTGGTTCCTGCAACGTGGAATTGCGGACGCTGGGGATCGATGGTGTCTTCACACACCGATGGATTCGAGAAAAACGCCGCATCATTGCCGCGGTTGACCACCGTCGAGAGCACCTCGAGCGTATTGGAGTCAACGACAATTTCAGCACACGCGATCGTGTTGCTCAGGCCGTCGAGAATGTCGCGAAACTTGGTCGGCATCCGAGTCACGAAAACGCCTCGGTCCATACCGCCCCGACGATTCATGCACCCGTTGTTGATGCTCTCGTCCTGATTGATGCATGAGTGGTTGTTACTCGCCACACCGTCACCAATGCACGCCGCATAGTTAGTGAACGCTTCAAAGTTCGCCGGCGGCGTACTGGGGTCGCTGGGACAGCGGTACGTTCCCATCTGAGTCAGCCACGGAGTGTAGTTTCGATCCCAGGGCACAGGCCCCATCGCGGGAAACGGTGTGCCACGAGCGGTGCCGTTATGGTTCGTCGCACGCGGATTGG comes from Allorhodopirellula heiligendammensis and encodes:
- a CDS encoding DUF1559 domain-containing protein, producing the protein MNTSFRRGGFTLVELLVVIAIIGVLVGLLLPAVQAAREAARRMSCSNNFKQIGLGLHNYHSAYDQLPVHSGGTTPDIGNRHLLSFLVGLTPFIEQQAVWQMISNPRATNHNGTARGTPFPAMGPVPWDRNYTPWLTQMGTYRCPSDPSTPPANFEAFTNYAACIGDGVASNNHSCINQDESINNGCMNRRGGMDRGVFVTRMPTKFRDILDGLSNTIACAEIVVDSNTLEVLSTVVNRGNDAAFFSNPSVCEDTIDPQRPQFHVAGTNANNWGTSQRKGMRWADGRPVMSSVTTIMPPNRVSCSWAGDGSDGMFTASSRHQGGCHVLMGDGAVKFITESIESGNLNSTTPNWPAGSSAVPPGSASPYGLWGALGTKASRETDQLP